From a region of the Balaenoptera ricei isolate mBalRic1 chromosome 11, mBalRic1.hap2, whole genome shotgun sequence genome:
- the GPX5 gene encoding epididymal secretory glutathione peroxidase isoform X2: MTVQLRASYLFPLFLAGFMQSNSKLEKVKMDCYKYVKGTIYDYDAFTLNGKEHIQFKQYVGKHVLFVSVATYCGLTAQHPELSALQEELKPFDLVVFGFPCNQFGKQEPGENSEILPGLKYVRPGGGYVPNFQLFEKGDVNGEKEQKVFTFLKQSCPHPSELMGSIKHISWEPVMVHDIRWNFEKFLVGPDVVPVMRWFHQAPVSTVKSDILAYLKQLKTE; the protein is encoded by the exons ATGACTGTACAGTTAAGGGCCTCCtatcttttcccccttttcctagCTGGCTTCATGCAGTCAAATTCTAAGCTGGAGAAGGTGA AG atgGATTGCTACAAATATGTGAAAGGTACCATCTATGATTATGACGCTTTCACTCTTAATGGAAAGGAACACATTCAGTTCAAGCAGTATGTGGGCAAGCATGTCCTTTTTGTCAGTGTGGCCACCTATTGTGGTCTGACAGCTCAACATCCTG AACTGAGTGCACTTCAGGAGGAGCTGAAGCCGTTTGACCTAGTTGTGTTTGGCTTTCCCTGCAACCAATTTGGAAAGCAAGAACCAGGAGAGAACTCAGAGATCCTTCCGGGACTGAA GTATGTCCGTCCAGGAGGAGGATATGTACCTAATTTCCAGCTTTTTGAGAAAGGGGATGTGAATGGCGAAAAAGAGCAGAAAGTCTTCACCTTCTTGAAG CAATCCTGTCCTCACCCTTCTGAACTTATGGGCTCAATCAAGCATATATCCTGGGAACCCGTCATGGTCCACGACATCCGCTGGAATTTTGAAAAGTTCCTGGTGGGACCTGATGTAGTCCCTGTCATGCGCTGGTTCCATCAGGCTCCAGTCAGTACAGTCAAGTCAGATATTCTGGCATACTTGAAACAGCTCAAAACTGAATAG
- the GPX5 gene encoding epididymal secretory glutathione peroxidase isoform X3: MTVQLRASYLFPLFLAGFMQSNSKLEKVKMDCYKYVKGTIYDYDAFTLNGKEHIQFKQYVGKHVLFVSVATYCGLTAQHPGMSVQEEDMYLISSFLRKGM, from the exons ATGACTGTACAGTTAAGGGCCTCCtatcttttcccccttttcctagCTGGCTTCATGCAGTCAAATTCTAAGCTGGAGAAGGTGA AG atgGATTGCTACAAATATGTGAAAGGTACCATCTATGATTATGACGCTTTCACTCTTAATGGAAAGGAACACATTCAGTTCAAGCAGTATGTGGGCAAGCATGTCCTTTTTGTCAGTGTGGCCACCTATTGTGGTCTGACAGCTCAACATCCTG GTATGTCCGTCCAGGAGGAGGATATGTACCTAATTTCCAGCTTTTTGAGAAAGGGGATGTGA
- the GPX5 gene encoding epididymal secretory glutathione peroxidase isoform X1 translates to MTVQLRASYLFPLFLAGFMQSNSKLEKMDCYKYVKGTIYDYDAFTLNGKEHIQFKQYVGKHVLFVSVATYCGLTAQHPELSALQEELKPFDLVVFGFPCNQFGKQEPGENSEILPGLKYVRPGGGYVPNFQLFEKGDVNGEKEQKVFTFLKQSCPHPSELMGSIKHISWEPVMVHDIRWNFEKFLVGPDVVPVMRWFHQAPVSTVKSDILAYLKQLKTE, encoded by the exons ATGACTGTACAGTTAAGGGCCTCCtatcttttcccccttttcctagCTGGCTTCATGCAGTCAAATTCTAAGCTGGAGAAG atgGATTGCTACAAATATGTGAAAGGTACCATCTATGATTATGACGCTTTCACTCTTAATGGAAAGGAACACATTCAGTTCAAGCAGTATGTGGGCAAGCATGTCCTTTTTGTCAGTGTGGCCACCTATTGTGGTCTGACAGCTCAACATCCTG AACTGAGTGCACTTCAGGAGGAGCTGAAGCCGTTTGACCTAGTTGTGTTTGGCTTTCCCTGCAACCAATTTGGAAAGCAAGAACCAGGAGAGAACTCAGAGATCCTTCCGGGACTGAA GTATGTCCGTCCAGGAGGAGGATATGTACCTAATTTCCAGCTTTTTGAGAAAGGGGATGTGAATGGCGAAAAAGAGCAGAAAGTCTTCACCTTCTTGAAG CAATCCTGTCCTCACCCTTCTGAACTTATGGGCTCAATCAAGCATATATCCTGGGAACCCGTCATGGTCCACGACATCCGCTGGAATTTTGAAAAGTTCCTGGTGGGACCTGATGTAGTCCCTGTCATGCGCTGGTTCCATCAGGCTCCAGTCAGTACAGTCAAGTCAGATATTCTGGCATACTTGAAACAGCTCAAAACTGAATAG